One segment of Vibrio mimicus DNA contains the following:
- a CDS encoding GspE/PulE family protein encodes MPINKLRKRLGDLLVEEGIVSEAQLEQALDAQKKNGRRLGDSLITLGFLTESQLLNFLAQQLGLPVIDLSRANVDIDAVPLLPEVHARRLRALVIGRSGDTLRIAMSDPADLFAQEALLNQLPEYGFEFVIAPEKQLVDGFDRYYRRTKEIVSFAEQLHAEHKTNDTFDFEITDSDSDEVTVVKLINSLFEDAIQVGASDIHIEPDANVLRLRQRIDGVLHETLLHEVNIASALVLRLKLMANLDISEKRLPQDGRFNIRVKGQSVDIRMSTMPIQHGESVVMRLLNQSAGVRKLEESGIPPHLLQRLRHQLKRPHGMILVTGPTGSGKTTTLYGALSELNTSGKKIITAEDPVEYRISRVNQVQVNSKINLDFSTLLRTFLRQDPDIILVGEMRDQETVEIGLRAALTGHLVLSTLHTNDAVDSALRLIDMGAPGYLVASAVCAVVAQRLVRKVCPDCSGADEVDEARRQWLATRFPNQVRAPFVRGRGCQNCNLTGYRGRIGVFEMLELDQPMMDCLRANDAVAFSKAARSNPNYKPLLASAMELALQGVVSLNEVMSLGEGDATGVVEPIYL; translated from the coding sequence GTGCCAATTAATAAACTGCGAAAACGCCTTGGTGACTTGTTAGTTGAAGAAGGCATTGTCAGTGAGGCGCAGCTTGAACAAGCGCTGGATGCACAGAAAAAAAACGGTCGCCGTTTAGGCGACAGCTTAATTACCCTTGGCTTCTTAACCGAAAGCCAATTGCTGAACTTTTTGGCGCAGCAACTTGGCCTTCCTGTGATTGATCTTAGCCGTGCCAATGTAGATATTGATGCGGTTCCTTTGTTGCCAGAAGTACATGCTCGGCGCTTGCGGGCATTGGTGATTGGGCGTAGTGGTGACACTTTGCGTATTGCGATGAGCGATCCGGCGGATCTGTTTGCTCAAGAAGCGTTACTGAACCAGTTGCCTGAGTACGGTTTTGAGTTTGTCATCGCCCCTGAAAAGCAGTTGGTGGATGGGTTTGACCGCTATTACCGCCGCACCAAAGAAATTGTTTCGTTTGCTGAACAGTTACACGCCGAACATAAAACTAACGATACCTTCGATTTTGAGATCACCGATTCTGACAGTGATGAAGTGACGGTAGTTAAACTGATTAATTCACTGTTTGAAGATGCGATTCAAGTTGGCGCCTCGGATATACATATCGAGCCAGATGCCAATGTGCTGCGCTTACGGCAGCGGATTGATGGGGTGTTGCATGAAACCTTACTGCATGAAGTCAACATCGCTTCAGCCTTGGTGCTGCGTTTAAAACTGATGGCGAATCTGGATATTTCCGAGAAACGCTTACCGCAAGATGGCCGATTTAATATCCGCGTTAAAGGGCAATCCGTGGATATCCGGATGTCGACCATGCCGATCCAGCATGGTGAATCGGTAGTCATGCGTCTATTAAACCAATCGGCAGGAGTGCGAAAACTCGAAGAGTCTGGTATTCCGCCTCATTTGTTGCAGCGTTTGCGCCATCAGTTGAAGCGCCCGCATGGGATGATTTTGGTTACTGGACCTACCGGTTCGGGGAAAACCACCACCTTGTATGGCGCCTTGAGTGAGCTCAATACCTCAGGTAAAAAAATCATTACGGCTGAAGATCCTGTCGAATATCGCATTTCCCGAGTTAACCAAGTGCAAGTTAACTCGAAAATTAACCTCGATTTTTCTACTTTGCTGCGCACTTTCTTACGCCAAGATCCTGACATCATTCTGGTAGGGGAAATGCGCGATCAAGAGACGGTAGAAATCGGCCTGCGTGCTGCATTAACGGGCCACTTAGTGTTAAGCACCTTACACACCAATGATGCCGTGGACAGTGCACTGCGTTTGATTGATATGGGGGCACCCGGTTACTTAGTGGCGAGTGCGGTTTGTGCTGTGGTAGCACAGCGCTTGGTACGTAAAGTCTGCCCAGATTGCAGTGGGGCTGACGAGGTTGATGAAGCGCGACGTCAATGGCTAGCTACCCGCTTTCCTAACCAAGTTAGGGCTCCGTTTGTTCGTGGCCGAGGCTGTCAAAACTGCAACTTGACCGGTTATCGTGGTCGGATTGGGGTTTTTGAAATGCTCGAACTCGATCAACCTATGATGGATTGTTTACGAGCCAATGATGCAGTGGCATTTTCGAAAGCTGCACGCAGTAATCCAAACTACAAGCCATTGCTGGCTTCGGCGATGGAATTGGCATTGCAAGGCGTGGTGAGTCTTAATGAAGTCATGTCGCTTGGAGAAGGCGATGCCACCGGTGTTGTTGAGCCGATCTATCTGTAG
- a CDS encoding type II secretion system protein: MKRQGGFTLIELVVVIVILGILAVTAAPRFLNLQGDARQASLQGLKGAVDGAAGIVYGKAAVSGKDSKPDDSVDGINIVYGYPAATSAGIGAAVTGLSSDWTGVADTSSTPPSFVITFKNSNLDTATKIIGTNCYVKYEQAASSAVGSESKTSIQSSGC; encoded by the coding sequence ATGAAAAGACAAGGCGGTTTCACCCTGATTGAACTGGTCGTGGTGATTGTCATCCTCGGTATTTTGGCCGTGACAGCAGCTCCACGTTTCTTAAACCTGCAAGGAGATGCTCGTCAAGCATCACTGCAAGGCCTAAAAGGCGCAGTTGATGGCGCAGCGGGGATTGTTTACGGAAAGGCTGCTGTTAGTGGAAAAGACTCTAAACCTGACGACTCAGTTGATGGAATTAATATAGTGTACGGTTATCCAGCCGCAACATCTGCAGGCATTGGCGCGGCAGTAACCGGTCTATCTAGTGATTGGACTGGAGTTGCAGATACATCAAGTACACCGCCATCATTTGTGATTACATTTAAAAATTCGAATTTGGATACCGCTACTAAAATTATTGGCACTAATTGCTACGTAAAATATGAGCAAGCAGCTAGCTCTGCGGTTGGTAGTGAGTCAAAAACTAGCATTCAGTCTTCAGGATGTTAA
- the mshL gene encoding pilus (MSHA type) biogenesis protein MshL has product MRKIVLASVVTSLVGCSMGHREPVEVKQALNQSINEIGSRQIDQLPPSVEADLMPDMDGTPTSEPKTLQRFRVQAKEVEAKAFFASLVQGTEYSAAIHPAVTGRITLNLTDVTLDEVLTVVRDLYGFDLVKEGKVIQVYPAGLRTVTIPVDYLQFKRTGRSLTAITTGTITNTDSNNSNSNGSYSSSSSTSSDGNSRNSDSNTKSSDTRGGTEIETTNESDFWPQLEKAVGQLLGSSGGQAVIANPQAGVLTLRAYPDEIRQVTEFLGISQQRMHRQVILEAKILEVTLSDGYQQGINWNKAFTSNGTNYQIGTGTISKDASGNPISAVLPGLDAIGTLLGGQSNLVISSGSFDAVISFMATQGDLNVLSSPRVTASNNQKAVIKVGTDEFYVTDLSSVVGTGDNAQASPDITLTPFFSGISLDVTPQIDDQGNVLLHVHPAVIEVEQQTKKIVYRSEEIELPLARSSIRESDSVIRAKDGDVVVIGGLMKSNTVDQVSKVPFLGDVPALGHLFRNTTKLTQKTELVILLKPTVVGVNTWQKELERSRNLLQEWFPDNQ; this is encoded by the coding sequence ATGCGCAAAATCGTACTCGCTTCAGTGGTGACTTCTTTAGTGGGATGCTCTATGGGGCATCGTGAGCCTGTCGAAGTCAAGCAAGCGCTTAATCAATCGATTAATGAGATTGGCAGTCGCCAGATTGATCAGCTCCCGCCATCAGTTGAAGCGGATCTGATGCCTGATATGGATGGAACGCCCACCAGTGAGCCGAAAACCTTACAGCGCTTTCGAGTGCAAGCTAAAGAGGTGGAAGCCAAAGCATTTTTCGCAAGCTTAGTGCAAGGCACTGAATACAGCGCGGCTATTCATCCTGCAGTGACTGGGCGTATTACCCTCAATCTTACCGATGTGACCTTAGATGAAGTGTTAACGGTGGTGCGTGACTTGTACGGTTTTGATCTGGTCAAAGAAGGCAAAGTGATTCAGGTTTATCCGGCTGGTTTGCGTACCGTCACGATCCCGGTGGATTATCTGCAGTTTAAGCGTACTGGGCGTTCGTTGACGGCAATTACGACAGGCACAATTACCAATACGGATAGCAACAATTCAAATTCCAACGGGAGTTACTCCTCCAGTAGTAGCACTTCTTCTGATGGTAATTCGAGAAACTCAGACTCGAATACGAAAAGTAGTGATACGCGTGGAGGCACGGAGATCGAAACCACCAACGAGAGCGACTTCTGGCCTCAGTTAGAGAAAGCCGTTGGTCAATTATTGGGAAGCAGTGGTGGACAAGCGGTGATCGCCAACCCACAAGCGGGCGTGTTAACGCTACGTGCCTATCCAGATGAGATTCGTCAAGTCACCGAGTTTTTGGGGATCTCACAACAGCGTATGCATCGACAGGTGATCCTTGAGGCGAAAATTCTTGAAGTCACCCTTAGTGATGGTTATCAACAAGGGATCAACTGGAACAAAGCTTTCACGTCAAATGGCACCAATTACCAAATTGGCACTGGAACCATTAGCAAAGATGCGAGTGGCAATCCGATCAGTGCCGTATTGCCCGGCTTGGATGCCATCGGAACATTATTGGGGGGGCAATCCAATCTGGTGATTTCCAGTGGCAGTTTCGATGCGGTGATCAGCTTTATGGCAACGCAGGGGGACTTAAATGTGCTCTCTAGCCCACGAGTGACCGCCTCCAATAACCAGAAAGCGGTAATCAAAGTAGGCACCGATGAGTTCTATGTCACGGATTTATCGAGTGTTGTCGGCACTGGGGATAACGCGCAAGCTTCTCCCGATATAACGCTGACGCCTTTCTTCTCTGGGATTTCATTGGATGTGACGCCGCAAATTGATGACCAAGGCAACGTGCTGCTGCACGTACACCCTGCGGTGATAGAGGTTGAGCAGCAGACTAAGAAAATTGTGTATAGAAGTGAAGAGATCGAACTGCCATTAGCGAGAAGCTCAATCCGTGAATCGGATTCGGTGATCCGTGCTAAAGATGGGGATGTGGTGGTCATTGGTGGTTTGATGAAATCCAATACTGTTGACCAAGTCTCCAAAGTGCCGTTTTTGGGGGATGTGCCTGCATTAGGCCATCTATTCCGTAACACGACTAAGCTCACCCAAAAAACCGAGCTGGTGATTTTGCTCAAACCGACCGTGGTCGGGGTCAATACTTGGCAAAAAGAGTTGGAACGTTCTCGCAATTTATTGCAGGAATGGTTCCCTGATAATCAGTAG
- a CDS encoding MSHA biogenesis protein MshK: MVAANSYATEDPTAPLGWEKSAPKTEKTKPTYPVPTLQSIVCAQGRSCYAIVDQKVVAQGDMVNGYRVAAIQPDQVKITRAGKEWRLALFTLDIKK; this comes from the coding sequence ATGGTTGCGGCCAACAGTTATGCCACTGAAGATCCTACCGCACCGTTAGGCTGGGAAAAAAGTGCACCGAAAACGGAAAAAACGAAGCCGACTTACCCTGTACCGACTTTGCAAAGTATCGTCTGTGCACAAGGGCGTAGTTGTTATGCGATTGTGGATCAAAAAGTGGTGGCACAAGGCGATATGGTCAATGGTTATCGTGTTGCGGCGATCCAGCCCGATCAGGTGAAAATCACCCGAGCAGGAAAAGAGTGGCGATTGGCGCTCTTCACGCTCGATATAAAAAAATAA
- a CDS encoding prepilin-type N-terminal cleavage/methylation domain-containing protein produces MKKMQQGFSLVELVIVIVVVGLLAVAALPRFLDVTDEAKKASIEGVAGGFATGVLSARAQWEAQARPTLTTNKYPYVNYDGVDFWLTTSSTSGFRDGYPIGLKKNDTDYATISDESCIDLMKNLLQNPPQVGTETEAANSSNYKYSAKADAGAATCTYVQNEKGSQHEFVYEVNTGRVTVTLQ; encoded by the coding sequence ATGAAGAAAATGCAGCAAGGCTTCTCGTTGGTGGAATTGGTGATCGTTATTGTGGTGGTCGGGTTACTGGCTGTCGCGGCTTTGCCACGTTTTCTTGATGTCACCGATGAAGCAAAAAAAGCCAGTATCGAAGGAGTTGCGGGTGGTTTCGCTACTGGTGTGCTTTCCGCTCGCGCACAGTGGGAAGCACAAGCAAGACCGACTCTGACGACCAACAAATACCCCTATGTGAATTATGATGGGGTCGATTTTTGGTTAACGACCTCATCGACCAGCGGCTTCCGCGATGGTTATCCCATTGGTCTTAAAAAGAATGACACAGACTACGCCACGATTTCTGATGAGTCTTGCATTGATTTAATGAAAAATCTGCTGCAAAACCCGCCACAAGTCGGCACGGAAACCGAGGCTGCCAACAGCTCAAATTATAAGTATTCGGCGAAAGCGGATGCGGGCGCTGCTACCTGTACTTATGTGCAGAACGAAAAAGGCAGCCAACATGAATTTGTTTATGAAGTTAACACTGGTCGCGTGACCGTAACCTTGCAGTAA
- a CDS encoding type II secretion system F family protein — protein MATFNYQGRNADGSKASGFVEAATEELAAEMLFNKGIIPTSITLGDTSKSLFDVDWKALFTPAVPLEVLVIFCRQMFSLTKAGVPLLRSMRGLTQNCHNKQLKEALEAVCNELTNGRSLSASMQLHPGVFSPLFVSMIQVGENTGRLDQALLQLANYYEQEVETRKRIKTAMRYPIFVISFVVIAMFILNVKVIPQFTSMFSRFGADLPLPTRILIATSDFFVNYWGLLLGLIVGGLFAFRAWLNTSKGRIKWDHLRLRMPIVGGIVNRAQLSRFSRTFSLMLSAGVPLNQSLALSAEAIDNKYLEQQILEMKSQIESGVSISVTAINVNIFTPLVIQMITVGEETGRIDELLLEVSDFYDREVDYDLKTLTARIEPILLVFVAAMVLVLALGIFLPMWGMMDAIKGR, from the coding sequence ATGGCAACATTTAATTATCAGGGGCGCAATGCCGATGGCAGTAAAGCTTCCGGGTTTGTGGAAGCGGCTACAGAGGAGCTCGCGGCTGAAATGCTGTTTAATAAAGGCATTATACCGACCTCGATTACCCTGGGTGACACATCGAAAAGTCTGTTTGATGTCGATTGGAAAGCCTTGTTCACACCCGCAGTACCACTGGAAGTGTTGGTGATTTTTTGTCGGCAGATGTTTAGCCTCACCAAAGCTGGTGTTCCACTGTTACGTTCGATGCGCGGACTCACGCAAAATTGCCACAATAAGCAGCTGAAAGAAGCACTTGAAGCGGTATGTAACGAGCTGACTAACGGGCGAAGCCTATCGGCTTCCATGCAGTTGCATCCTGGTGTATTCAGTCCGTTATTTGTATCCATGATCCAAGTGGGTGAAAACACAGGTCGCTTGGATCAAGCACTGCTGCAGCTTGCCAATTACTACGAACAAGAAGTTGAAACACGTAAGCGGATCAAAACCGCGATGCGCTACCCGATCTTCGTGATCAGCTTTGTGGTGATTGCGATGTTTATCCTCAACGTAAAGGTGATCCCGCAATTTACCAGCATGTTCAGTCGTTTTGGTGCTGATTTACCACTGCCTACGCGCATTTTGATCGCGACCTCCGATTTCTTTGTGAACTACTGGGGATTACTGCTTGGGTTGATTGTCGGGGGGCTGTTTGCCTTTCGAGCATGGCTCAATACCAGCAAAGGGCGGATCAAATGGGATCATTTACGTCTGCGCATGCCGATTGTGGGCGGGATAGTGAATCGAGCCCAGCTGTCGCGTTTTTCACGCACTTTTTCGCTGATGTTATCTGCTGGGGTTCCGCTCAACCAATCGTTAGCACTTTCCGCAGAGGCGATTGATAACAAGTATCTCGAACAGCAAATTTTGGAGATGAAGAGCCAAATTGAATCCGGAGTCTCCATCTCCGTCACGGCAATCAATGTCAATATTTTTACCCCGCTCGTGATCCAAATGATCACGGTCGGGGAAGAGACGGGACGCATTGATGAGCTGTTGCTTGAGGTCTCGGATTTTTATGATCGCGAAGTGGATTACGATTTAAAAACTCTGACCGCGAGAATTGAACCCATCCTGTTGGTGTTTGTTGCGGCTATGGTTTTGGTATTGGCGCTCGGAATTTTCCTGCCTATGTGGGGCATGATGGATGCGATCAAAGGACGATAA
- a CDS encoding tetratricopeptide repeat protein — translation MSVVNQALAQSAKPSHSRLSSIERIDVKSTKSRPAWLWAILGFGVSLAVGGWSVSLQSVDIPTTSTIDPEVSLPSPTQKTTQQTIALYTAPAKSEFSQSESKKSEPKKHGTLAVVQPKVQPITQLEKSVSQPANVAPSLALAANHTPSVQEPEFAEQPTTQPVMIVEQVELTAEQLAQKALQRAQKAMESNDFQAAVKAYGEALRYTPEDESTRQKLAALYYGKGDGRKAFDLMQAGIERNPDGEVLRLALARLLVKEKQDAAALVPLAHLPPQPSVDYLSLRAALAQKTKQDEMALQSYQQLTEQDPNNGRWWLGLAIQQERALQWSAAQHAYQQALSKVGLSNQSQAFIQQRLKLLTSLQETQGAN, via the coding sequence ATGAGTGTGGTGAATCAAGCCTTGGCCCAAAGTGCCAAACCCAGTCATTCTCGTCTTTCGAGCATTGAGCGCATTGATGTCAAATCCACCAAATCCCGTCCTGCTTGGTTGTGGGCAATACTGGGGTTTGGTGTCAGTTTAGCGGTTGGCGGATGGTCAGTTTCCTTGCAATCGGTCGATATTCCAACAACCAGTACAATCGATCCCGAAGTATCGTTGCCCTCACCGACCCAAAAAACAACTCAGCAAACCATTGCTTTATATACAGCTCCGGCGAAGAGTGAGTTTAGTCAGAGTGAATCTAAAAAAAGTGAGCCGAAAAAACATGGAACACTCGCGGTAGTGCAACCCAAAGTGCAGCCAATCACTCAGCTAGAAAAATCGGTATCTCAACCCGCTAACGTTGCCCCAAGCCTTGCGCTAGCGGCGAATCATACTCCGAGTGTGCAAGAGCCTGAGTTTGCGGAACAGCCCACCACGCAGCCGGTCATGATTGTTGAGCAAGTGGAATTAACCGCTGAGCAGTTGGCACAAAAAGCACTGCAACGAGCGCAAAAAGCAATGGAGAGTAATGATTTTCAAGCTGCGGTGAAAGCGTATGGGGAAGCCCTGCGTTATACCCCAGAGGATGAAAGCACTCGGCAAAAACTGGCAGCACTCTATTACGGTAAAGGGGATGGACGTAAAGCTTTTGACTTGATGCAAGCAGGAATTGAGCGCAATCCTGATGGGGAAGTGCTGCGTTTAGCTTTAGCTCGACTATTAGTGAAAGAGAAGCAAGATGCTGCAGCCTTGGTGCCACTGGCTCACCTGCCTCCTCAACCTTCGGTAGACTATTTATCATTACGTGCGGCTTTAGCTCAGAAAACCAAACAAGATGAGATGGCTTTGCAAAGCTATCAGCAATTGACCGAACAAGATCCCAATAATGGCCGTTGGTGGCTTGGGTTAGCTATCCAACAGGAGCGCGCTTTGCAATGGTCTGCAGCACAACATGCTTATCAGCAAGCGCTGAGTAAAGTGGGGCTATCAAACCAATCTCAAGCCTTTATTCAGCAACGATTGAAATTACTGACTAGCTTACAGGAGACACAAGGTGCCAATTAA
- a CDS encoding PilN domain-containing protein produces MNKPSWIEKLIAPKAATRPLYVVVQPESLFFTADDLKPIPPQPVNQQNWQSVLVQTLQKHAIQDVQLHLVLHSQLYQAYQIEQPSVPREEWSAALPFLLKDMLSEKVTDVVADAHPLPGSGKVQAYVISKRAILELQNMVLSAGLSLGRIIPEQAVWGLAAGELSHFLLLHRSMGGSFKLDAFVERQCSFQRTLRGISAPVTDNAVSALQLDGLALELQRSIDYLSAQLKGGSLQQLKVCCDGEDRQALIEGLNERLSVRASGLDGEANVLCGEQLASCARDVPHETINFYQDHLKPKQDKFTLTNLLLVWLALSAVLLLGYAGAGYQNWRANHQLQEQQTQNQDLIEQAENRRRQVAEHVPSAGKLAAIERLKKEIAAKQQAQTAIGQFDVAQQAGYSGVLNALSQLARRDISLSRITLNAVQLNVQGVARDPAAIPNWINQFKKELHLMGRSFEQLKIGRNEQDMITFELNTQRGEMK; encoded by the coding sequence ATGAATAAACCGAGTTGGATAGAAAAACTGATCGCCCCGAAAGCAGCTACACGGCCGCTGTATGTGGTTGTGCAGCCAGAAAGCCTGTTTTTTACCGCAGACGATCTTAAACCTATCCCTCCTCAACCTGTGAACCAACAGAATTGGCAGTCCGTTCTGGTTCAGACTCTACAAAAGCATGCAATTCAAGATGTACAGCTTCATCTTGTTCTTCATTCCCAGCTTTATCAGGCATACCAAATCGAACAGCCTAGCGTGCCGCGTGAAGAGTGGTCGGCGGCATTGCCCTTCTTGCTTAAAGATATGCTCAGTGAAAAAGTCACTGATGTCGTGGCGGATGCTCATCCACTACCGGGCAGTGGCAAGGTTCAAGCCTATGTGATCAGTAAGCGCGCCATACTTGAGTTACAAAATATGGTGTTAAGCGCAGGGTTATCGTTAGGTCGAATTATTCCAGAACAAGCGGTGTGGGGATTGGCCGCTGGAGAACTGAGTCATTTCCTATTGCTGCACCGAAGCATGGGGGGCAGCTTTAAGCTGGACGCTTTTGTGGAGCGCCAGTGCAGTTTCCAACGAACTTTGCGGGGAATTTCTGCCCCGGTGACAGACAATGCAGTGAGTGCATTGCAGTTAGATGGCTTGGCGTTGGAGTTGCAACGCTCGATTGATTATCTCTCCGCGCAGTTGAAAGGTGGCTCTTTACAGCAACTGAAAGTTTGCTGTGATGGAGAGGATAGACAAGCGCTCATTGAAGGGCTCAATGAGCGCTTAAGTGTCAGAGCCTCAGGGCTTGACGGTGAAGCGAATGTCTTATGTGGTGAGCAACTGGCGAGTTGTGCCCGCGATGTCCCGCATGAAACGATTAACTTCTATCAAGATCATCTCAAGCCGAAACAAGATAAGTTTACGTTAACGAATCTGCTGCTAGTTTGGTTGGCACTGAGCGCCGTGCTGCTGCTTGGCTATGCCGGAGCCGGATACCAAAACTGGCGTGCCAATCATCAGCTACAAGAGCAACAAACTCAAAATCAAGATTTGATAGAACAGGCGGAAAATCGACGTCGACAGGTCGCTGAGCATGTACCTTCGGCAGGAAAGTTGGCAGCGATTGAGCGATTGAAGAAAGAGATTGCGGCAAAACAGCAAGCGCAAACGGCGATTGGTCAGTTTGATGTTGCGCAGCAAGCGGGGTATTCAGGGGTGCTGAATGCCTTGTCTCAATTGGCACGCAGAGATATTTCATTAAGCCGTATTACCTTGAATGCGGTGCAGCTCAATGTGCAAGGCGTTGCTCGCGATCCCGCAGCGATCCCTAACTGGATTAATCAGTTCAAAAAAGAATTACATTTGATGGGCAGAAGCTTTGAGCAATTGAAGATCGGCCGTAATGAGCAGGACATGATCACGTTTGAATTGAATACTCAGCGAGGAGAAATGAAATGA
- a CDS encoding ExeA family protein, protein MYLSHFGLEQLPFHLTPDTELFLGLAPHFEAIQTLSAAIEMGEGVSKLTGEVGTGKTMVCRMLLTHLGDDVALVYLPNPMLSGEELRQAVAAELQLEVHSAVRIVEQIQTRLIELHQQGKRIVALVDEAQALSDEALETLRLFGNLETEQTKLLQIVLIGQPELDTRLAQHHLRQLRQRITFNAHLRPLNPEETDVYIESRLNKAKAPYSLFNPALKKAVWRASQGIPRLINQICHKALLLACYEQSPLVSQSHLFAAIHDTYDSCKPRFKTPVLWGWSKP, encoded by the coding sequence ATGTATTTATCGCACTTTGGTCTTGAGCAACTGCCTTTTCATCTCACCCCAGATACCGAGCTGTTTCTGGGGTTAGCTCCGCACTTTGAAGCGATTCAGACGTTAAGTGCGGCCATCGAAATGGGGGAAGGGGTCAGTAAGCTAACCGGAGAAGTGGGAACGGGAAAAACCATGGTGTGTCGGATGCTGTTGACTCACTTAGGTGATGATGTGGCCTTGGTGTATCTGCCCAATCCCATGCTCAGTGGGGAAGAATTACGCCAAGCGGTGGCGGCCGAATTGCAACTGGAAGTGCATTCAGCGGTGCGTATTGTGGAGCAGATTCAAACCCGGTTGATTGAGCTGCATCAGCAAGGCAAGCGCATTGTCGCCCTCGTGGATGAAGCGCAAGCTCTGTCTGATGAAGCGCTAGAAACACTCCGTTTGTTTGGTAACTTGGAAACAGAACAGACCAAACTGCTGCAAATCGTGCTGATTGGTCAGCCGGAGTTGGATACTCGTTTAGCGCAGCACCACTTGCGTCAATTGCGGCAGCGCATCACTTTTAATGCTCATTTACGCCCACTGAATCCCGAGGAAACCGATGTATATATCGAGAGCCGCTTAAACAAAGCCAAAGCGCCCTATTCATTATTTAATCCGGCGTTGAAAAAAGCGGTATGGCGTGCCTCACAAGGGATCCCGCGTTTGATCAATCAAATTTGTCATAAAGCGCTGTTACTGGCTTGCTATGAACAGAGTCCATTGGTCAGCCAGTCTCACTTGTTTGCCGCTATCCATGATACCTATGACAGCTGTAAACCTAGATTTAAAACCCCAGTGCTGTGGGGATGGAGTAAGCCATGA
- the gspM gene encoding type II secretion system protein GspM: MSSRWQTLESKFSLLSQREKVLIALCGTVLVVMLLLIGLIEPTLKQSHARQLQIQNLISNNQQLQGEIMALQAKLAKDPDQELDVELGQLTRQSQDLSLQLAEQMTSMVAPSDMPNLLESVLRQGQSLKLVALESLPAEPVVRSSEPGVESEYYVHPVRMEFTGSYFAIRDYLQALEALPVKYYWRSFQYQVENYPEARVSLEVYTLGSREEFIGG; the protein is encoded by the coding sequence ATGAGTTCTCGCTGGCAGACTCTGGAGAGTAAATTTTCTCTTCTTTCACAACGAGAGAAAGTGTTGATTGCATTGTGTGGCACAGTGCTGGTAGTGATGTTATTGCTGATAGGGTTAATTGAGCCAACGCTCAAACAGAGTCATGCTCGTCAACTGCAAATTCAAAATCTCATCTCAAATAACCAACAGCTACAAGGTGAGATCATGGCATTGCAAGCCAAGCTCGCTAAGGATCCCGATCAGGAGCTGGATGTGGAGCTGGGCCAATTAACACGGCAAAGCCAAGATCTTTCGCTGCAATTGGCTGAGCAGATGACGTCGATGGTAGCACCTTCCGATATGCCTAACTTACTGGAAAGCGTGCTCAGACAAGGTCAGTCATTAAAGTTGGTGGCTTTAGAGTCGTTGCCCGCAGAACCGGTTGTTCGTTCAAGTGAGCCGGGAGTGGAGTCGGAATACTATGTACATCCTGTACGTATGGAGTTTACTGGATCGTATTTTGCGATTCGGGATTACTTGCAGGCTTTGGAAGCCTTACCGGTGAAATATTACTGGCGAAGCTTCCAGTATCAGGTAGAAAACTATCCCGAGGCTCGGGTGAGCCTAGAAGTCTATACGTTGGGCAGTCGAGAGGAGTTCATCGGTGGCTAG
- a CDS encoding MSHA biogenesis protein MshF, with amino-acid sequence MANWLGRSRLILWTLLVFILLGVLFSMWQTMSRNTFATAFEVVSTRMTERANLYKQQWFLQGQPSEIQIEGKTIALSASGWLFPKQDQDVDCEKLLTLLYPDVTVLDLLPIIDGANSINGYQCRYQYGKEALVSVELKGRHFAVNVDFLL; translated from the coding sequence ATGGCGAATTGGTTAGGACGGTCACGCTTAATTTTATGGACACTGTTAGTGTTTATCTTACTCGGTGTGCTGTTTTCCATGTGGCAGACAATGTCACGCAATACGTTTGCGACCGCGTTTGAAGTGGTCAGCACGCGCATGACCGAGCGTGCTAATCTTTATAAGCAGCAATGGTTTTTACAGGGGCAACCATCTGAGATCCAAATTGAGGGTAAAACGATAGCTCTGTCAGCATCGGGTTGGTTATTTCCCAAGCAAGATCAAGATGTTGATTGTGAAAAATTGCTAACGTTACTCTACCCTGATGTGACAGTGTTGGATTTGTTGCCGATTATTGATGGTGCAAATTCAATAAATGGCTACCAGTGCCGATATCAATATGGAAAGGAAGCCTTGGTCAGTGTTGAATTGAAAGGTCGCCACTTTGCGGTCAATGTCGACTTTTTGTTGTGA